In a genomic window of Occallatibacter riparius:
- a CDS encoding pseudouridine synthase: protein MPRKSKKNTESELFETQANETEPAQSAQEGAVPEAESDLPVKKTARKKRAAKAAPAEAVTVIQEADAVAPEVEAKAQAEDTFDAAFEANDATERSTPEAVAQPAAKAEKPKKAKRAKKAKAEEAEVEAVEAQASIETPEPEPQADGTPDELDADEEDELEGDWESGADDEDEDEDEDEQEKLPLPPARLERLQKILAAAGVASRRHAEELISEGRVQVNGKVVTELGTKADAARDHIRVDGKLLHGAERLRYFVLNKPRGYVTTVSDPEGRPTVMEFFAKTGERVYPVGRLDYLSEGLLLMTNDGDLANKLTKAASGVEKTYLVKVSGEPDEEMIDSLREGVSIDRGKPGEGRVRTAPARIQKVRQGDNPWFEVTLIEGRNRELRKMFEEIGHHVEKIRRVGYGPLVLDVEPGQSRELDDQELHLLQLAAAGKWKPRRVKGAAMLPKEAGRSVDHEAGKRGGRPFRDKRRPDSRPGTRSDSRPGRGFQERGGRSSERPAYGRGPERGQGTGFGGQDRGGARREFDRPRPPRTGDSRPGGFGGGFEGGQDRGQGSETTGQERRQGGGFQGRENRQGFGGQGRGQSRGAGSARTSEGRGFGRGPSRGPGRDQERGERPARPQGQRFGGDRPFRAKPEFQGERPRRGPSSGGGFQARPPRAGSQERPARSGFQERPPRPGFQDRPARPGKLHIEEEGAGRGEGRTQGRIDRGTDRGTDRASRGEFRPERPETGTRGREGRGGFGNRPPRPAGGGFRQDRGGDQRRGEFRGLGQQREDRRPPRAEGGGGRPEGRPGARPGSRPASGPKAGGRPGGRPEGRGGFDRGKGDQAGGRPRFGGGGRGGSGSGPRQGNRPGGRGGAGSGGARGGGSGRPPRRPR, encoded by the coding sequence ATGCCGAGGAAGTCGAAGAAGAACACGGAGTCTGAACTTTTTGAGACGCAGGCGAACGAGACAGAGCCTGCGCAATCGGCGCAAGAAGGCGCTGTTCCTGAAGCAGAATCTGATCTGCCTGTAAAAAAGACCGCGCGCAAGAAGCGTGCCGCTAAAGCTGCGCCTGCAGAGGCGGTCACTGTGATCCAGGAGGCCGATGCCGTGGCTCCCGAGGTGGAAGCGAAGGCACAGGCCGAGGATACCTTCGACGCAGCGTTCGAGGCTAACGACGCGACGGAGCGGAGCACGCCGGAAGCCGTTGCGCAGCCCGCTGCAAAAGCGGAAAAGCCGAAGAAGGCAAAGCGGGCGAAGAAGGCAAAGGCGGAAGAAGCCGAGGTTGAAGCCGTCGAGGCGCAAGCGTCAATTGAGACGCCGGAGCCCGAGCCGCAGGCCGATGGAACTCCGGATGAGCTCGATGCAGATGAAGAGGACGAGCTTGAGGGCGACTGGGAATCTGGTGCCGACGATGAAGACGAAGACGAGGACGAGGATGAGCAGGAGAAGCTGCCTTTGCCTCCGGCTCGGCTGGAGCGGTTGCAGAAGATTCTTGCTGCCGCCGGAGTCGCAAGTAGACGCCACGCCGAGGAGTTGATCAGCGAGGGACGCGTTCAGGTGAACGGCAAGGTGGTAACCGAGCTGGGCACCAAGGCCGATGCGGCTCGGGACCACATTCGGGTGGACGGCAAGCTGCTGCACGGGGCGGAGCGGCTGCGGTATTTCGTGCTGAACAAGCCGCGCGGCTACGTGACTACGGTGAGCGACCCCGAGGGGCGCCCGACGGTGATGGAGTTCTTCGCCAAGACAGGCGAGCGCGTGTACCCGGTGGGACGACTCGACTACCTGAGCGAAGGTCTGCTGCTGATGACCAACGACGGCGACCTGGCGAACAAGTTAACGAAGGCAGCGTCGGGCGTGGAGAAGACGTATCTGGTGAAGGTGAGCGGCGAGCCGGATGAAGAGATGATCGACAGCCTCCGCGAGGGGGTAAGCATCGATCGTGGAAAGCCAGGCGAGGGACGGGTGCGGACTGCGCCGGCGCGGATCCAGAAGGTGCGGCAGGGCGACAACCCATGGTTTGAGGTGACGCTGATTGAAGGCCGCAACCGCGAACTGAGGAAGATGTTCGAAGAGATTGGGCACCACGTGGAGAAGATCCGGCGCGTGGGCTACGGGCCGCTGGTGCTTGATGTAGAGCCGGGGCAGTCACGAGAGCTCGATGACCAGGAGTTGCACCTGCTGCAGCTGGCAGCGGCGGGCAAATGGAAGCCGAGGCGCGTGAAGGGTGCGGCCATGCTGCCGAAGGAGGCAGGCCGCAGCGTGGATCACGAGGCCGGGAAGCGCGGGGGAAGACCTTTCCGGGATAAGCGCAGGCCTGACTCGCGACCGGGTACGCGTTCGGATTCGCGGCCGGGCCGTGGATTCCAGGAACGCGGTGGCCGTTCCAGCGAAAGGCCTGCCTACGGGCGCGGCCCGGAGAGAGGCCAGGGAACAGGGTTCGGTGGTCAGGACCGCGGCGGGGCGCGGCGGGAATTTGACCGGCCAAGGCCACCGCGGACGGGTGATTCGCGACCGGGTGGTTTTGGCGGCGGATTTGAAGGCGGCCAAGACAGGGGGCAGGGTTCAGAGACCACGGGTCAGGAGCGGCGGCAAGGCGGCGGCTTCCAAGGCCGAGAGAATAGGCAGGGCTTTGGCGGCCAAGGGCGCGGCCAGAGCCGAGGGGCGGGCTCAGCTCGAACCTCAGAAGGCCGCGGATTTGGGCGCGGACCTTCCCGCGGACCTGGGCGCGATCAGGAACGAGGCGAGCGGCCAGCGCGTCCGCAGGGGCAGCGGTTCGGCGGAGATCGTCCATTCCGGGCCAAGCCGGAGTTTCAGGGTGAACGACCGCGGCGCGGACCAAGTTCGGGAGGTGGCTTTCAGGCGAGGCCACCCCGTGCGGGCTCCCAGGAGAGGCCAGCGCGTTCAGGGTTCCAGGAGCGGCCTCCGCGTCCGGGATTCCAAGATCGGCCAGCGCGGCCCGGAAAGCTGCATATCGAGGAAGAAGGTGCCGGCCGCGGCGAGGGACGGACTCAGGGCCGAATTGATCGGGGGACTGATCGCGGAACGGATCGCGCTTCGAGGGGTGAATTCCGGCCGGAGCGTCCTGAAACTGGGACGAGAGGTCGTGAGGGGCGTGGTGGGTTTGGGAACCGTCCGCCGCGGCCTGCTGGTGGCGGCTTCCGGCAGGACCGGGGAGGCGACCAGCGCCGCGGGGAGTTTCGAGGGCTTGGCCAGCAGCGGGAAGATCGGCGGCCACCCAGGGCCGAGGGTGGCGGAGGCAGGCCGGAGGGCAGACCTGGGGCCAGACCAGGCTCTAGACCGGCATCGGGACCGAAAGCTGGAGGGCGGCCTGGGGGCCGCCCTGAAGGGCGTGGCGGCTTCGATCGGGGCAAGGGTGACCAGGCCGGGGGCCGTCCCCGGTTCGGCGGTGGTGGGCGCGGGGGCTCGGGATCCGGGCCACGTCAAGGAAATCGCCCGGGCGGCCGCGGTGGCGCGGGAAGCGGGGGCGCCAGAGGCGGCGGTTCTGGACGCCCTCCGAGGCGTCCTCGGTAG